In Paenibacillus kyungheensis, the following are encoded in one genomic region:
- a CDS encoding ABC transporter substrate-binding protein, which translates to MRKKTALVLMVTILLFITACGNSGGGGSNASGGTDGKTLRIAWWGSDTRHEYTQKIIDMYKEQNPGVNIDIEYASFDDYWKKLAPQAAANQLPDIMQMDVSYISQYAKNGQLEDLTPYLGSKIKVDDVTENVLKTGVIGGVQYGMPTGVNVLGFQYDPAILKKAGISEIPDNWTWDQYKEIALKAKDKGIYFDSSMAADIFFNYFLRTKGQSLYNAEGTALGYEDDALFTEFFGMLAELIKEGAVPSQEKLNQTKGILEESDIVKGTGIGIWQWSNQFVALQRVVNRPMELAPMVGPDMEKGIYMQPSMYWAVAKSSQSKDEAAKFIDFWINNQDANKLIKGERGVPISAAVKEAVAPELSETEKQVFDFVAKMEPISSPMSPPPPVGSAEIIAALTDYVEQINFGQATAAEVAPKFRADANAILSNNQP; encoded by the coding sequence ATGAGAAAAAAGACAGCACTGGTATTGATGGTTACAATCCTACTTTTCATCACAGCTTGTGGTAATTCAGGTGGCGGAGGTAGTAATGCTAGTGGAGGTACAGACGGCAAAACACTTCGGATCGCTTGGTGGGGATCAGATACTCGACATGAATATACTCAGAAAATTATTGATATGTACAAAGAGCAAAACCCCGGTGTAAATATTGATATCGAATATGCTTCTTTTGATGATTATTGGAAAAAGCTAGCTCCACAAGCAGCCGCTAATCAATTACCGGATATTATGCAAATGGACGTATCTTATATTAGCCAATACGCTAAAAACGGACAATTGGAAGACCTGACCCCATACTTAGGAAGCAAAATTAAAGTCGATGATGTGACTGAAAACGTACTTAAAACAGGTGTAATAGGTGGCGTACAATACGGTATGCCAACAGGGGTTAACGTTTTAGGATTCCAATACGATCCAGCGATTTTGAAAAAAGCAGGCATCAGCGAAATTCCAGACAATTGGACTTGGGATCAATACAAAGAAATCGCACTTAAAGCGAAAGACAAAGGAATCTACTTTGATAGCTCAATGGCAGCAGATATTTTCTTTAACTACTTTTTACGTACCAAAGGTCAATCGCTTTACAATGCTGAAGGAACAGCACTTGGATATGAAGATGATGCGCTATTTACAGAATTCTTCGGTATGTTAGCTGAACTGATCAAAGAAGGCGCAGTACCTTCTCAGGAAAAATTGAACCAGACCAAAGGGATTCTGGAAGAATCCGATATTGTAAAAGGTACAGGCATCGGGATCTGGCAATGGTCGAACCAATTTGTAGCGTTACAACGTGTCGTGAATCGTCCGATGGAGCTTGCTCCGATGGTAGGGCCTGATATGGAAAAAGGAATTTATATGCAACCAAGTATGTACTGGGCTGTAGCGAAAAGTTCGCAATCCAAAGACGAAGCAGCTAAATTTATCGACTTCTGGATCAACAATCAAGATGCCAATAAATTGATCAAAGGCGAACGTGGTGTACCAATTTCTGCGGCTGTTAAAGAAGCTGTAGCACCAGAACTAAGTGAAACCGAGAAACAAGTATTTGATTTTGTCGCTAAAATGGAGCCAATCAGTTCACCAATGAGCCCACCACCACCTGTAGGGTCGGCTGAGATTATTGCAGCATTAACCGATTATGTAGAGCAAATTAACTTTGGACAAGCTACTGCTGCTGAAGTTGCACCGAAGTTCCGGGCAGATGCGAATGCGATCTTGTCAAACAATCAACCGTAA
- a CDS encoding stalk domain-containing protein: MKSNSKGILYFVMIMFILVSSAGIGSSSVHAATTSQTPDPKRAFSHMVFLGDSLTAGYEPGVKASYYDGFAPRVAEQGLFRATVQSDNHSILGLTSTGLDNYLSAVTAGTAITTKDIQSNLPGAVYTLDTVQAKKDIAQADLITVTIGGNDFLNALGSLNELPQDISSLNLDQVGTKYKINIDNIMKQVTSLNPKATIVVADQYQPMPVQVGTKLYAGLNTVANQFSQIVDQTAKSYVAKGYDVRVAHISKDFPGKELAMTHIAEGDIHPNQTGYDAIARTFIQTIWGSKGYLSPFVKGQSSSSATPAIVTNGQPLATTYKPIIRNGKTYVTLRDVTTALGATVNWSNTSQTATIQSGKNKISIPVNSKKIKVNGATQSVDYAAFVQTTKGISKVYVPLTVLTQAFDYDVQYVARWKAVFIRS, translated from the coding sequence ATGAAAAGCAATTCTAAAGGCATACTGTATTTTGTCATGATTATGTTTATTCTGGTCAGTAGTGCAGGTATAGGAAGTTCATCTGTACATGCAGCAACCACAAGTCAGACTCCAGATCCCAAGCGAGCTTTTTCACATATGGTCTTTTTAGGAGATTCGCTTACAGCAGGATACGAACCAGGTGTAAAAGCTTCTTACTATGATGGCTTTGCACCACGAGTAGCAGAGCAAGGATTGTTCCGCGCAACCGTACAATCAGATAATCACAGTATACTTGGACTTACCAGTACAGGGCTGGATAATTATCTAAGTGCAGTCACCGCAGGAACAGCGATCACGACTAAAGATATCCAAAGCAATTTGCCAGGAGCCGTCTATACGTTAGATACAGTTCAAGCGAAAAAAGATATTGCGCAAGCAGATCTGATTACGGTCACGATTGGTGGCAATGATTTTTTGAATGCGCTGGGTTCTTTAAATGAATTACCACAAGACATTTCCAGTCTTAATCTAGATCAAGTAGGGACAAAGTACAAAATCAATATCGACAATATTATGAAGCAAGTCACATCACTCAATCCCAAAGCAACTATCGTGGTTGCAGATCAATATCAACCTATGCCTGTTCAAGTAGGTACCAAATTATATGCAGGGCTTAATACAGTCGCAAATCAATTTAGCCAGATTGTAGATCAAACAGCGAAATCGTATGTAGCCAAAGGATATGATGTACGTGTAGCTCATATCTCCAAAGATTTTCCGGGTAAAGAATTAGCGATGACTCATATCGCTGAGGGAGATATCCATCCGAATCAGACTGGATATGATGCGATAGCACGTACATTTATACAGACGATCTGGGGAAGCAAAGGCTACCTGAGTCCATTTGTCAAAGGACAATCTAGTTCTTCTGCAACACCTGCTATTGTAACGAATGGGCAACCGTTAGCAACAACATATAAGCCTATTATTCGAAATGGCAAAACGTATGTAACGTTGCGAGATGTAACAACAGCTCTAGGTGCCACAGTAAATTGGTCTAATACTTCACAAACAGCTACGATCCAAAGTGGCAAAAACAAAATCAGTATTCCTGTAAATAGTAAAAAAATAAAAGTAAATGGGGCTACGCAGTCTGTCGATTATGCTGCTTTTGTCCAAACAACTAAAGGAATAAGCAAAGTCTATGTACCTTTAACTGTACTCACTCAAGCATTTGATTATGATGTACAATATGTAGCCCGCTGGAAAGCTGTTTTTATCAGATCATAA
- a CDS encoding carbohydrate ABC transporter permease: MSSTRAQKGWFWRKIKWPIYHIFVGLLAILMMYPIAWMLLSSFKESRTIFATANTLLPAQWMWDNYITGWKGVGGYSFGHYMWNSLVIVAISTVGVVISSAVIAFGFARLNFKGRNFWFAIMMVTLMLPHDVVLVPQYIIFTKLGWLNSIAPIVVPQFFGAPFFIFLMVQFIRTIPKDLDEAATIDGCGKFRLFIQIILPLIKSSLATAAIFSFYWRWEDLLGPVLYLNSPDKYTVSMGLKMFLDSESSSNWGAMFAMSIVSLLPVVAIFFAFQRHIVEGISSSGIKG; the protein is encoded by the coding sequence ATGAGCAGTACACGCGCGCAAAAAGGGTGGTTCTGGCGCAAAATCAAATGGCCTATATATCATATCTTTGTCGGGTTACTGGCGATCTTGATGATGTATCCGATTGCATGGATGTTGCTCAGTTCATTTAAAGAAAGCCGTACCATTTTTGCTACAGCGAATACATTATTGCCTGCTCAATGGATGTGGGATAACTATATTACCGGTTGGAAAGGTGTCGGTGGTTATTCTTTCGGGCATTATATGTGGAATTCATTAGTAATTGTAGCGATATCGACAGTCGGAGTAGTTATTTCTTCGGCAGTGATTGCTTTCGGATTTGCTCGTTTGAATTTTAAAGGTCGGAACTTCTGGTTTGCGATTATGATGGTGACCTTAATGTTACCTCATGATGTGGTATTGGTTCCGCAATATATTATTTTCACTAAATTAGGATGGTTAAACAGTATTGCTCCTATTGTGGTACCGCAATTTTTCGGTGCACCGTTCTTTATTTTCTTGATGGTACAGTTTATCAGGACGATTCCGAAAGATCTGGATGAAGCGGCGACGATTGATGGGTGTGGCAAATTCCGTTTGTTTATACAGATCATTTTGCCATTGATCAAGTCTTCTCTGGCGACAGCAGCGATTTTCTCTTTTTACTGGCGCTGGGAAGATCTACTAGGTCCGGTACTCTACTTGAATTCACCGGATAAATATACGGTCTCGATGGGATTGAAAATGTTTTTGGATAGCGAATCTTCTTCTAACTGGGGAGCGATGTTCGCGATGTCTATCGTAAGTCTATTGCCTGTGGTAGCGATCTTCTTTGCTTTCCAAAGACATATTGTCGAAGGGATCAGTTCTAGCGGGATCAAAGGATAA
- a CDS encoding rhamnogalacturonan acetylesterase: MNHKSATETATEQWRITEGGDAHAALGDPSSTLHASASDLSAHEPLLSPLRYDFGPGEVTPGYISVSPDDRYENVQTGSSYGFAHPERVYGRDRSNLLSGDLFAETSNHLLSSFCIPLDTSFITDLPNGTYQIQITVGDEQAATHTIIKCGAGKLMLPPVDTLPGQFVNKLFTVPVIEHQLQLHISGKAPRLNVVEITAVPQALKLFIAGDSTVTDQKQGGAPYAGWGQMLPAKFKHDVCVDNHAVSGRSSKSFIDEGRLAIIADQIKAGDFLCIQFGHNDEKNDPARGTEPFTTFKEYLLQYIEVAHTKGATPILITPVSRRYFGADGVLTDTHGDYIVAIKELATEQQVPLIDLAQQTKVLLESLGEEQSKSLFVWLYPGEYLHFPDGMEDNTHFQEQGAMQVAGLVTESIRTLAIQPLVMYLR; encoded by the coding sequence ATGAATCACAAATCAGCTACTGAGACGGCTACAGAACAATGGCGGATCACAGAAGGTGGCGATGCCCATGCAGCATTAGGTGATCCTTCATCTACGCTTCATGCATCTGCATCCGATCTCTCAGCACATGAACCGTTGTTATCACCATTGCGATATGATTTTGGACCGGGAGAAGTTACTCCCGGTTATATATCTGTGTCTCCTGATGATCGATATGAAAATGTGCAGACTGGATCAAGTTATGGATTTGCACATCCTGAGAGGGTATACGGACGAGATCGAAGCAATCTGCTAAGTGGAGATCTATTCGCAGAGACTTCTAATCATTTGCTAAGTAGCTTCTGTATTCCACTGGACACTTCATTTATAACCGATCTGCCTAACGGTACATATCAGATCCAGATTACGGTTGGAGATGAACAAGCCGCTACTCATACGATCATTAAATGTGGCGCTGGCAAGCTGATGTTACCGCCTGTAGATACATTGCCCGGTCAATTTGTAAATAAACTATTTACCGTTCCGGTGATTGAACATCAACTGCAATTGCATATCAGCGGCAAAGCTCCACGTCTAAATGTGGTTGAGATTACAGCTGTACCGCAAGCACTCAAACTATTTATCGCTGGCGATTCAACAGTGACTGATCAGAAGCAAGGTGGAGCTCCTTATGCGGGTTGGGGGCAGATGTTACCTGCAAAATTCAAGCACGATGTCTGTGTCGATAATCATGCAGTATCCGGTCGCAGTTCCAAAAGCTTTATTGATGAAGGTAGACTGGCTATAATTGCAGACCAGATCAAAGCAGGGGATTTTCTATGTATTCAATTCGGTCATAATGATGAAAAAAATGATCCGGCACGCGGGACAGAGCCATTTACTACATTTAAAGAGTACTTATTGCAATATATCGAAGTCGCTCATACCAAAGGGGCAACTCCAATTTTGATAACTCCGGTTAGTCGGCGTTACTTTGGAGCAGATGGCGTTCTTACAGATACTCATGGCGACTATATTGTAGCAATAAAAGAATTAGCGACAGAGCAACAGGTTCCACTAATCGATCTCGCTCAGCAGACCAAAGTATTGTTAGAGTCACTGGGTGAAGAACAAAGTAAATCGTTATTCGTCTGGCTCTATCCAGGGGAGTATCTACATTTTCCCGATGGGATGGAAGACAATACTCATTTTCAAGAACAAGGTGCTATGCAGGTAGCAGGACTGGTTACTGAAAGTATTCGTACGTTGGCGATTCAACCGTTAGTGATGTATTTGCGCTAA
- a CDS encoding sensor histidine kinase, with amino-acid sequence MFTRIKSAYNNLGIHRKMLLLISALLLGSFAFYALVLSNLYETYDSQMYEKTSELLNMSSVGIENQLKDMEHLSFKVVTDEQLQRYLTELEQTNSVYQKNVLRKKLTNRLIAFAGSEPFVYSMMVIDKEGEVMSAGNREGIPAELRTDLTTLADQNDGANSWYVGGKSSLLAVRQFKAFTGSTFTLKNLGTVIIRIRIDRIVDKQVHQSAGSTLVIADHQQIVYPEKVSFSETEINQELSRNQPYGVVNLPEGGYFSARIQSPYTGWTYLHMTPFDPMFERITWMKRLVTIIFIAIFLLGLAFGTRLSRSITRPMERLLQKMRTVETGNLDRLEELTLGPVLEGSQTEVGLLHRTFNRMLLRISELIDENYAKQLIIRETELKALQAQINPHFLYNTLESINWMAKVNKQSKISEMVEALGFLLRSSVNMSEKLIPLGRELDIVYSYVTIQQMRFEERLHFEVDIPDDLKDALIPKLTLQPLIENAIHYALEPSVNVCHIRIVVRHEEDLLYISVEDDGPGMTAEFLERLHSGQVQTRGEGIGLSNITERIRLTFGSDYGMEIESLPGVITAFHIRIPYERGEAQDV; translated from the coding sequence ATGTTTACCAGAATTAAAAGCGCTTACAATAATTTAGGTATTCATCGTAAAATGTTGCTACTGATCTCTGCATTGTTGTTAGGAAGTTTTGCTTTTTACGCATTGGTATTAAGCAATTTGTATGAAACGTATGATAGCCAAATGTACGAAAAGACATCTGAATTACTGAATATGTCTTCTGTCGGTATTGAAAATCAACTGAAAGATATGGAACATTTATCATTTAAAGTAGTTACCGACGAACAATTGCAACGCTACTTAACAGAGCTGGAACAGACCAATTCAGTGTATCAAAAAAATGTATTACGCAAAAAGCTAACCAATCGGTTGATCGCTTTTGCAGGTTCGGAGCCTTTTGTCTATTCGATGATGGTGATCGACAAAGAAGGTGAGGTAATGTCAGCAGGCAATCGAGAAGGGATACCGGCTGAATTGCGAACCGATCTAACCACATTAGCAGATCAGAATGATGGAGCCAATTCGTGGTATGTCGGGGGCAAGTCTTCTTTGTTAGCAGTTCGTCAATTCAAGGCTTTTACCGGATCAACCTTCACGCTGAAAAATCTAGGTACAGTGATTATTCGGATTCGGATAGACCGGATTGTCGATAAACAGGTGCATCAGTCTGCTGGAAGTACACTTGTGATCGCAGATCATCAACAGATTGTTTATCCTGAAAAGGTGTCATTTAGCGAAACTGAAATCAATCAAGAATTGAGTCGCAATCAGCCTTATGGTGTAGTGAATTTGCCGGAAGGTGGTTATTTCTCTGCTCGTATTCAATCGCCATATACCGGATGGACATACTTGCATATGACGCCATTTGATCCAATGTTTGAACGAATAACATGGATGAAGCGTCTGGTGACGATTATATTTATTGCGATCTTTTTGCTAGGGCTGGCATTTGGCACACGATTATCGCGCAGTATTACAAGACCGATGGAACGCTTGTTGCAGAAAATGAGAACCGTAGAGACTGGCAATCTGGATCGTCTGGAAGAATTAACACTCGGGCCTGTGCTTGAAGGATCACAGACTGAAGTAGGGTTACTGCACCGCACATTTAACCGAATGTTACTGCGAATCAGTGAATTGATTGATGAAAATTATGCCAAACAATTGATTATTCGCGAAACTGAACTTAAAGCGCTACAAGCACAGATTAATCCTCATTTTCTCTATAACACCCTAGAATCGATTAACTGGATGGCGAAAGTTAACAAACAATCCAAAATCTCTGAAATGGTCGAAGCGTTAGGCTTTTTATTACGAAGCTCTGTCAATATGAGCGAAAAATTGATTCCGTTAGGACGCGAACTTGATATTGTTTATAGCTATGTCACGATTCAGCAGATGCGCTTTGAAGAACGTTTGCATTTTGAAGTCGATATTCCTGACGATCTCAAAGATGCGCTAATTCCCAAATTAACGCTACAACCGCTGATCGAAAATGCGATTCATTATGCGCTGGAGCCGAGTGTTAACGTGTGCCATATTCGTATTGTAGTGAGACATGAAGAAGATCTGCTCTATATCAGTGTAGAAGATGACGGACCGGGAATGACGGCTGAATTTCTAGAACGTCTACATAGTGGACAAGTACAGACGCGTGGTGAAGGGATTGGACTCAGCAATATAACCGAACGGATAAGGCTGACATTTGGCTCGGATTACGGAATGGAGATCGAAAGTTTGCCCGGTGTGATTACTGCTTTTCATATTCGTATTCCTTATGAGAGAGGGGAAGCGCAAGATGTATAA
- a CDS encoding inositol monophosphatase family protein: MEEQQKVPYVVSGKSKVAVAINAASKTGEWIKSKLGDYKQLNTKVSSQDLVTEVDKGAEQMIRKLILTYCPDDEFLGEESVGAGAAASAQAINAVKDSEYVWIVDPIDGTTNFVHGFPYYCVSIALAHKGEVIIGVIYDPSHDELFVAEKGKGAYVHGNLMKVSQEATLGESLVATGFPADRGESLRLNMSGLNAIVPKVRSIRNGGSAALHLAYVAAGRLSAYWEIGLNAWDLAAGSLLVTESGGRIGDISGEDYHLAVRNVLATNGHIHQELMTELHEAGLQHIPAQK; encoded by the coding sequence ATGGAAGAACAACAAAAAGTACCTTATGTAGTGAGCGGAAAAAGCAAAGTAGCGGTAGCTATTAATGCAGCTTCCAAAACGGGAGAATGGATCAAAAGCAAACTAGGCGATTATAAACAGTTGAACACCAAAGTATCTTCACAAGATTTGGTAACAGAAGTCGATAAAGGCGCAGAACAAATGATTCGCAAATTGATCTTAACGTACTGCCCGGACGATGAATTTTTGGGCGAAGAAAGTGTAGGCGCAGGCGCAGCGGCTTCCGCTCAAGCGATCAATGCGGTTAAAGATTCAGAATATGTATGGATCGTCGATCCTATCGATGGCACGACTAACTTTGTGCATGGTTTCCCATACTATTGTGTTTCGATTGCGTTAGCACACAAAGGCGAAGTGATTATTGGTGTGATCTATGATCCTTCTCATGATGAATTATTTGTAGCCGAAAAAGGCAAAGGCGCTTATGTACATGGTAATCTAATGAAAGTCTCACAAGAAGCTACACTGGGTGAAAGCTTAGTGGCTACTGGATTCCCGGCAGATCGTGGTGAATCGTTGCGTCTGAATATGAGTGGACTGAATGCGATTGTACCGAAAGTACGCAGTATTCGTAACGGGGGTTCAGCAGCTCTACATTTAGCTTATGTAGCGGCAGGACGGCTTAGCGCTTATTGGGAAATTGGATTGAATGCTTGGGATCTGGCGGCAGGTTCACTGTTAGTAACCGAATCCGGCGGACGTATTGGCGATATTTCTGGTGAAGATTATCATCTAGCTGTACGTAACGTATTAGCAACCAACGGTCATATTCATCAAGAATTGATGACTGAATTACATGAGGCAGGCTTACAACATATTCCTGCGCAAAAGTAA
- a CDS encoding carbohydrate ABC transporter permease — MAIRNESLKTNLTGYAFISPFIIGFLAFTLIPMFISLYLSFTSYNLFTSPRWIGLGNFEKMFTNDPKYWNSVRVTIYYVFVGVPLRLAFALFVAMVLNTASRMVGTYRTIYYLPSIIGGSVAVSIMWRNIFSEQGIVNHFLMAFGAAPVNWFGNATAALGMLITLSVWQFGSSMLIFLAGLKNISPEMYEAASVDGASPVRKFMNITLPLLSPVILFNLIMQTISAFMTFVPAYVISKGEGGPLDGTMLYSLYLFRQAFMFNNMGYAAAMAWVMLIFIGILTFVLFKTSKMWVFYESEGGR; from the coding sequence ATGGCTATACGTAATGAGTCTTTAAAAACCAATTTGACCGGCTATGCTTTTATTAGCCCTTTTATTATTGGATTTCTGGCTTTTACTTTGATCCCGATGTTTATATCGTTGTATCTTTCGTTTACCAGCTATAACTTGTTTACTTCGCCACGCTGGATAGGACTTGGTAATTTTGAAAAAATGTTTACCAATGATCCGAAATATTGGAACTCGGTCAGAGTGACTATTTATTATGTTTTTGTAGGTGTTCCTTTACGATTAGCTTTTGCTTTATTTGTAGCGATGGTGCTCAATACAGCATCACGGATGGTGGGTACATATCGAACGATTTATTATTTACCATCCATTATTGGTGGTAGTGTAGCTGTATCTATTATGTGGCGTAATATTTTTAGTGAGCAAGGGATCGTCAACCATTTCTTAATGGCTTTCGGCGCAGCACCTGTCAATTGGTTTGGTAATGCTACCGCTGCACTGGGCATGCTGATCACGTTATCGGTATGGCAATTCGGTTCATCGATGTTGATTTTCCTTGCTGGCTTAAAAAATATTTCACCTGAAATGTATGAAGCCGCCAGTGTTGATGGTGCTTCACCTGTACGCAAATTTATGAATATTACATTACCGTTACTCAGTCCGGTTATTTTATTTAATCTGATTATGCAGACGATTAGTGCATTTATGACATTTGTACCTGCCTATGTTATCTCCAAAGGAGAAGGTGGCCCTCTGGATGGAACAATGTTGTATTCACTTTACTTATTCCGTCAGGCATTTATGTTCAACAATATGGGTTATGCGGCAGCGATGGCTTGGGTGATGTTGATCTTTATCGGTATTCTAACATTTGTATTATTCAAAACATCTAAAATGTGGGTGTTCTATGAATCAGAAGGAGGACGTTAA
- a CDS encoding response regulator transcription factor encodes MYKVLLVDDERMILEGISQVVNWHESGTELIGTARNGLEAYERIQENCPDIVISDISMPGLDGIGLVAKTHAAFPEVRFIMLSGYKDFDYARRAMQYGVKHYLVKPCNERQIQEAISELLSEREVEHERDEFVNSMKEQFTRMLPQVKEQFLKEFIANKMYGVRDLAYYEQLFHLNLRDRPVRMALMRVEESHEYEHLFALKNIADDLLDGVLMGTTIHMQDELLLLLDDPESITKLISDLEHVQQVFAGFYKLDVTIALSEPDYMISLRRMYRDTQQCMNHRFYVGEGSIITKSDLALADQKDNTSFEMDEEAFTLLIKSGQMEEVTAEIDRLFVTLAEWRHDIGVTRSYVLQLYAVMIRLCLPEERSLFTGRMAELAMLDTLTGLHEFVQEAAAYLTMSYYKSNVNRQSSVVNKMIQIIEQNYTSAELSLNGVANQMLYMNPDYLGKIFKKVTGDNFSHYVNRYRIERSTDHIRRSGDVKVFELAELFGFGGNSQYFSQVFKKWTGMTPTEYRKSEE; translated from the coding sequence ATGTATAAAGTATTGTTAGTCGATGATGAACGGATGATCTTGGAAGGGATATCACAGGTCGTGAACTGGCATGAAAGTGGAACCGAATTGATCGGCACCGCACGTAATGGACTGGAAGCCTATGAGCGTATTCAAGAAAATTGCCCTGATATCGTGATTAGTGATATCTCTATGCCCGGACTCGATGGAATTGGACTGGTCGCCAAAACCCATGCTGCATTTCCAGAGGTGCGCTTTATTATGTTGTCCGGTTATAAAGATTTTGATTATGCCCGTAGAGCGATGCAGTATGGGGTGAAACATTATTTGGTGAAGCCTTGTAACGAACGCCAGATTCAAGAAGCGATCAGTGAATTGTTATCCGAACGTGAGGTTGAGCATGAGCGTGATGAATTTGTAAACAGTATGAAAGAGCAATTTACACGCATGTTGCCACAGGTGAAAGAACAATTTCTGAAAGAATTTATCGCTAATAAAATGTACGGGGTGCGTGACCTTGCTTATTATGAGCAATTATTTCATCTGAATCTGCGTGACCGTCCGGTACGAATGGCTTTGATGCGTGTCGAAGAATCGCATGAATATGAACATTTATTTGCACTCAAAAATATCGCTGATGATCTACTAGATGGTGTATTGATGGGAACAACGATTCATATGCAAGATGAATTACTACTTTTACTGGATGATCCTGAATCGATTACCAAGCTGATTAGTGATCTGGAACATGTACAACAAGTGTTTGCAGGCTTTTACAAATTAGATGTGACGATTGCTCTAAGCGAACCGGATTATATGATCTCATTACGGCGAATGTATCGGGATACACAGCAATGTATGAATCACCGCTTTTATGTAGGGGAAGGCAGTATTATTACCAAGTCGGATCTAGCATTGGCTGACCAGAAAGATAATACTTCGTTTGAAATGGATGAAGAAGCTTTTACATTGTTAATTAAATCTGGACAAATGGAAGAAGTGACCGCGGAGATTGATCGTTTATTTGTAACATTAGCGGAATGGCGACATGATATCGGAGTGACGCGCTCGTATGTATTGCAATTATATGCAGTGATGATCCGTCTATGCTTGCCAGAAGAACGTTCTTTATTTACAGGTCGAATGGCAGAACTGGCAATGCTAGATACATTAACTGGATTACATGAGTTCGTACAGGAAGCCGCTGCTTACTTAACGATGAGTTACTATAAGAGCAATGTGAATCGCCAATCTTCTGTCGTCAATAAAATGATTCAGATCATCGAGCAAAATTACACCAGTGCTGAATTATCGCTAAACGGAGTCGCTAATCAAATGCTGTATATGAACCCGGACTACCTCGGTAAAATTTTCAAAAAAGTGACTGGCGATAATTTTTCTCATTATGTCAATCGTTATCGAATCGAACGCTCCACCGATCATATTCGTCGTAGCGGTGATGTCAAAGTATTCGAACTCGCCGAACTGTTCGGATTCGGTGGTAACTCTCAATATTTCAGTCAGGTATTCAAAAAGTGGACAGGCATGACCCCAACCGAATATCGGAAAAGTGAAGAGTAG